The proteins below are encoded in one region of Phaseolus vulgaris cultivar G19833 chromosome 1, P. vulgaris v2.0, whole genome shotgun sequence:
- the LOC137815640 gene encoding uncharacterized protein → MATRPARARSEEMTLQQLMGMVHGLQDAMAASKVEQERMQADLAASQVRSEELHRTNEELRHRWRGRDEPEATSPPREFTTPFSQAILETAIPNTFTGPKATFTGTEDPEAHLTAFHTQMLLVGGSDAARCKLFMSTLTGMAMDWFISLPEGHVTSFAQLSKLFREQYLANRTPAPISYDLFDVKQFQGETLKEYISRFGAQVVKVGTKEEPMIVYAFKKGVRPGSFSKTLNRSCPKTFAEIRRQAVEHIASEGETYEKSTTTMPARPKAQIRTQPIRVHQAVTERTVTERKHFDRKRA, encoded by the coding sequence ATGGCCACCCGACCagcacgcgctaggagtgaagagatgaccctaCAGCAGCTCATGGGGATGGTGCACGGGCTACAAGACGCAATGGCCGCCTCGAAAGtagaacaggaacgcatgcaggcggacctCGCAGCTTCTCAAGTAAGAAGCGAGGAACTCCACCGCACCAACGAGGAGTTACGTCATAGATGGCGGGGCAGAGACGAACCGGAGGCTACATCCCCACCCAGGGAATTCACAACACCGTTTTCACAAGCAATCTTGGAGACAGCAATTCCCAACACGTTCACGGGACCCAAAGCAACGTTCACAGGAACGGAGGACCCCGAAGCGcacctcacggcgttccacacgcagatgttACTAGTAGGTGGATCGGATGCTGCTAGAtgcaagcttttcatgagcaccctgacagggatggccatggactggttcatcagcctcccagagggccacGTCACGTCCTTCGCCCAACTTTCGAAACTATTTAGAGAACAGTACCTAGCCAACAGAACTCCCGCCCCAATCTCGTACGACCTCTTTGACGTCAAGCAGTTCCAAGGTGAAACCCTAAAGGAATACATAAGCCGCTTcggggcgcaggtggtgaaAGTAGGTACCAAGGAGgaacccatgattgtgtacgcgttcAAGAAGGGAGTGCGCCCCGGATCTTTCAGCAAGACGCTTAACCGCAGTTGCCCCAAAACTTTCGCTGAAATAAGGCGACAGGCGGTGGAACATATTGCCTCAGAAGGTGAAACGTACGAAAAATCTACAACCACTATGCCGGCGCGCCCCAAGGCACAGATACGCACACAACCCATTCGGGTTCACCAAGCCGTCACAGAGAGGACTGTCACAGAGAGGAAACACTTTGACAGGAAACGCGCCTAA
- the LOC137815641 gene encoding uncharacterized protein yields the protein MTTECVEKRLYQMMGEALRDSLSQYESEAGVAKDQVQQLKRDLTMRGLEFSRLENALKEELRSERKNSVELGQKLNAKLSEVTELEGRLMHQQEKIAGLEETLKAKGDYADELEAKSIEREDLLGNIRADMDQKAKELSEKDKELNESAAKLAQALEENEKLKKQSEELDLNAADVLTFGFGAALEQFACAYPDLDLSQFSICHEVVDGKIVPSD from the coding sequence ATGACCACCGAGTGCGTAGAGAAACGCCTTTACCAGATGATGGGCGAGGCTTTAAGGGACTCCTTGAGCCAGTATGAATCCGAAGCCGGTGTTGCGAAAGACCAAGTTCAACAACTTAAGCGTGATCTTACGATGCGGGGGTTGGAGTTTTCGCGGTTAGAGAATGCTTTGAAGGAGGAGTTGCGGAGCGAACGCAAAAACAGCGTTGAACTGGGCCAAAAACTCAACGCCAAACTTTCAGAGGTCACTGAACTCGAGGGCAGACTCATGCATCAGCAGGAGAAGATAGCGGGCCTTGAGGAGACTCTCAAGGCTAAAGGGGACTACGCCGATGAGCTCGAGGCCAAGTCGATTGAGAGGGAGGATCTGCTGGGTAACATCAGAGCTGACATGGACCAAAAAGCCAAGGAACTGAGCGAGAAGGATAAGGAGCTGAACGAATCTGCTGCAAAACTTGCTCAGGCGCTTGAGGAGAACGaaaagctgaagaaacaaaGTGAAGAACTCGACCTCAATGCCGCGGACGTTCTGACTTTCGGATTTGGCGCAGCCTTGGAGCAGTTCGCTTGTGCTTACCCCGACTTGGACCTCTCTCAGTTCTCAATTTGCCATGAAGTGGTAGACGGCAAAATCGTACCCTCAGACTAG
- the LOC137815642 gene encoding uncharacterized protein, translating to MEMMQALQEAVAASRVDQERIQIDMVASQARYEELHRDLRNLAWEREVEEQEPATPPRDFPMPFSQAIMVVVIPATFVRLKATFTGIEDPEAHFTTFHTQMMLVGGSNAVRCKLFMSTLVGTGMDWFISLPDGHVTSFTQLSKLFREQYIANRAPPPISYDLFNVKQYQGESLKEFLKRFGAQVVKLNTKDETMMVHAFRKGIVPGPFSESLIRNRPKTFGEIRRRAVAHIVAEGEVNEKRTCVVPLRPRAPGRPQPLRVHEVTTDKRALAKQQPYESRKPQTRGRTRENVPPRHNFVVELKDLIAVPNITERLKIPAKTDKKLGPNKNAWCEFHQAFGHPIRNSLALGHQLDELVRNGFMKDYLVESQGAQNLTTPEEDKGHEMPVDGEIHTILGGFSGGGCTASQRKKYARAVMSVEAQEADQALDFDLVFTKADL from the coding sequence ATGGAAATGATGCAGGCGCTCCAAGAAGCGGTGGCAGCATCAAGAGTAGATCAAGAACGCATCCAGATTGATATGGTTGCGTCGCAAGCAAGATATGAAGAATTGCACAGGGATTTGCGAAATCTGGCATGGGAACGTGAGGTGGAAGAGCAAGAACCTGCCACGCCACCCAGGGATTTCCCAATGCCATTCTCGCAAGCGATCATGGTCGTCGTGATACCAGCCACGTTCGTGAGGCTCAAAGCCACCTTCACGGGTATAGAGGACCCAGAGGCTCATTTCACGAccttccatacgcagatgatgttggttggggGCTCCAACGCGGTGCGttgcaagctgttcatgagcacactagTAGGCACAGGgatggattggttcattagcctccctgatggccacGTGACGTCGTTCACACAACTTTCTAAgttgttcagggagcagtatATAGCCAATCGGGCTCCCCCACCAATTTCTTATGATCTTTTCAACGTAAaacagtatcagggagagtccctgaaGGAGTTCCTCAAGCGTtttggggcacaggtggtgaaGTTGAACACCAAAGACGAAACCATGATGGTACACGCGTTCAGGAAGGGGATCGTGCCGGGACCCTTCAGTGAATCGCTCATCAGGAACCGCCCCAAGACTTTTGGCGAGATTAGGCGTCGAGCAGTGGCCCATATTGTCGCAGAGGGAGAGGTCAATGAGAAGCGCACATGCGTTGTTCCCTTGCGCCCGCGAGCACCAGGTCGACCTCAGCCCCTGAGGGTGCATGAGGTAACGACGGATAAGAGGGCCCTAGCGAAGCAGCAGCCCTACGAGTCTAGGAAGCCCCAAACTAGGGGGCGCACCAGGGAGAATGTGCCACCAAGGCACAACTTCGTAGTAGAATTGAAGGACTTGATCGCCGTCCCCAACATAACGGAGAGATTGAAGATACCCGCAAAGACTGACAAGAAGTTGGGACCTAACAAgaacgcctggtgcgagttccaccaagcgttTGGCCACCCCATACGAAACTctttggcgttgggacaccagtTAGACGAGCTGGTGAGGAATGGTTTCATGAAGGACTACTTGGTGGAGTCACAGGGAGCGCAAAATTTGACAACGCCAGAAGAAGATAAGGGGCACGAGATGCCCGTGGATGGCGAGATTCACACTATTTtggggggtttctcaggtggaggGTGCACTGCTTCTCAACGGAAGAAGTATGCACGAGCGGTGATGTCAGTAGAGGCGCAAGAGGCAGACCAGGCCCTTGACTtcgaccttgtcttcaccaaggctGACCTCTGA